The genomic window CTCGCCGGCCGCGGCCGGCTGGTCTCGATCCTCGAAAGCGGCAAAGACATTGCCCCCGAAGTGGGCAACAAGCGCAAGACCGAACACATGGACCGGTTGGACCGCCTAGGTGTCGCGGTGCACGTGCGAGCCGGCGTGGAACGGATCACCCCGGGGGCCGTGGTGTTCACGCCGTCGGGCGGAGCGACCCGCGAATTGCCGGCCGACAGCGTCGTGCTCGCCGGAACCGTCGAACCCGACACCCGGTTGTTCGACCAATTGGTGACCGCCCTGCCCGACACGCCCGTGCACGCCGCCGGCGACTGCAGCGGTCTGGGCCTCATCCGCAAAGCCACCGAAGACGGCGCCCGCGCCGCGTGCGCCATTTAACCAAGGAGAGGTAGCAATGACCCAGACAGTCCAGTCCCCCGCACTGACCGCGTCGCAGTCGTCGTGGCGTTGCGTGCAAGCTCACGATCGCGAAGGATGGCTGGCGCTGATGGCCGACGACGTGGTCATCGAGGACCCGATCGGCAAGTCCGTCACCAATCCCGACGGCACCGGGGTGAAGGGCAAGGACGGCGTCGCCGCCTTCTACGACACCAACATCGCCGC from Mycobacterium kubicae includes these protein-coding regions:
- a CDS encoding ketosteroid isomerase family protein; amino-acid sequence: MTQTVQSPALTASQSSWRCVQAHDREGWLALMADDVVIEDPIGKSVTNPDGTGVKGKDGVAAFYDTNIAANNLTITCEETFPSSSPNEIAHILVLDSKFDGGVTSSVRGVFTYRVNDAGLITNMRGYWNLEMMTFGQEG